The DNA segment GATCCGTTGCCGATTCTGCAGCCGGTTCGATTATTCCACTCTCACTCCTACTTTCACTCTCACTCCTGCCTTCACTCCGCTTTCGCCACGACCACGTCACCGACTTTGACGGTCGGGTCTTTCCAGTGACTGCCCTTCCAGTGGAGGTTGCCAGAGGCGCGGCGCAGCTGGGCGTAGTGATCCCTGAGCGCGACGACGGTGCGGCGGCAGCCCGGTTTCTCGACGACCAAGGCGCCGGGCAATCGACGCGGGGTGGGGTAGTCGTACACCGGGCACGGCGTGAACACCTTCACCAGCACGAGATCGTGGTGCTTGGGGACGACGAACGTGCCATCCGCCGCGGAGGCTGTGCCGCCATCGTCATCGCCTTCGAAATGCACGCGCGCACCCGCGATGGGTGTGCCATCGGTGGTGACGACGCGCCCGTGAATTTCGGGCGCGGTGACTTGGATCTGCGGGGCGGGCAGTGCAACGCAACCGGCGCACGCGAGGACGAGCACAAGGGGCAGCCATTTCATGGGGCAGAGGCGAATTTAGCCGGCGCCAACCGTGCCGGAACGCGTGCGATGGGTCCAGAATGATGATGATAGTCCTGTTCGCCTCTTCCGCCGCGGTGCCGGGAGCGTGCGCAATGTTTACTGCGCCGAAACGGTCCTCTGTGCCTTCCGCGCATCAACATCCGAGCGTTTGAGTCCCAAGGCAGTTGAACAGGAGGCAAGGGAGGAAACAGAGATCCGATCCCGGAGGTTTTGACTCATTCGAACCCTCCGTTGCCTCCCTTTACTCCTGTGAAATGGCTCGGGCTGTTTGGAGAAAATATCCGGCCTTTATCCGAGTGATCTGAGGTTCACTCCTCCGTCAGGACCAACCGAAGCGGAATTTTGGCGTGTGCGCTGGGGCGCTCCGGGGTAGAGGCAACGGGCATGGCAAAGCTACCGGTGGACATGATGATGCTGGAAGAGGCGTTCGACCACCACGGTGAAGGGGGGTGGTATTTGAACCTCGTGACGGGCGACGTGCTGATTCGATTCGATGACCCTGACGTGGAGAACGAGATCGAGGGGAATCCCGACAAGTACCTCCTGATCGAGCCGACCTTGCCGGACGAGGACCATCGCGTGATGCTGGACTTCGTGGCCGGGCTGCCCGACGGCAAGGCGCGGCGCGAACTCGCGCGGGCGTTGAACGGCCCGAGGTCCTTTGGCCACTTCCGGGATGAGCTGCGCCGATGGCCTGACGTCCGTGAACAGTGGTTTGCCTTTCGCGACGCGAGGGTGACGGAACACGCCCGGCGCTGGCTCGCCGACCACGACATCGAGCCCGTGCCACGTCCGCCGGCGTGATCGACGCGCGTGGTCGCGTGGTCTCGCCGCGGGCGGTCGACGTGGCGGCGCCCGACATCGCGGCGGCCGTGGTCACCGCGGCGGCGCAGCGGCTGTTCGGGCCGCCGACCAGCGGTGGCCGCCCCTGCGCGACGCCGACGCAGTTGCGCGTGGCGTTTTAGCGCTCGCGGCCGATTGGCCGGCTCACACGCCGAGGATTCGACGGCGGCTCTCGAGGAGCGTCAGGTAACGCGCTTTCATCTCGGCGGAGAGGAAGCTCGCCTCGATCCGATCTGGCCAGGTGGCACAGGCTTGGCGGAAGCGCGCTCGGGTTTGCTCGATGAGCGGAGCGCTGAGCCCGAGTCGCTCGGCCGCCAGGTACTGCCAAAAATCGCTCGTACGCAGATGGGATCTCTTGCCGTGGAGCGGCAGCGCCAGCTCCTCTCGGCTGCGCGGATTGGGAATGGTGGAGTTGAGCAGATCGTAGGCCGGCGATAGCTGCACTTTGTCCTCCCGCGTGATGAGCGACCAGTTCTTGAGGTGCATGTCCTCGTTGCCGGTGAGAAACGCGCAGAGCAATCGGTCGAGGAGCTTCATCCGCTCCAGCGCGGGAAAGGTGCAGAAGCGGTCGATGATCTCGATCAATCGCTCCGTGCTGGAATCGTATTTCGTGTCGCGGGTCGCACCGCTGAGCTGCGCAAAGTCCTCCACCGGACGGCGGGTCCAGCCCGTGCGATCGAAGCGTCGGACAAAGTAGGAACGGGTGTCGTCCTGGTTGAGCAGCAG comes from the Opitutus sp. ER46 genome and includes:
- a CDS encoding carboxypeptidase-like regulatory domain-containing protein translates to MKWLPLVLVLACAGCVALPAPQIQVTAPEIHGRVVTTDGTPIAGARVHFEGDDDGGTASAADGTFVVPKHHDLVLVKVFTPCPVYDYPTPRRLPGALVVEKPGCRRTVVALRDHYAQLRRASGNLHWKGSHWKDPTVKVGDVVVAKAE
- a CDS encoding UPF0158 family protein — translated: MAKLPVDMMMLEEAFDHHGEGGWYLNLVTGDVLIRFDDPDVENEIEGNPDKYLLIEPTLPDEDHRVMLDFVAGLPDGKARRELARALNGPRSFGHFRDELRRWPDVREQWFAFRDARVTEHARRWLADHDIEPVPRPPA
- a CDS encoding HipA domain-containing protein, translated to MRCLITNEPWDGPGPYSPAGLRRLDRRLRAIAPLPYTREQLLEEAAARAAKISIQGMQPKVSAVLRVTEGRMEIVDLNGRYIVKPPHLVYAELPENEALTMSLAASLDIEVPPHGLLLNQDDTRSYFVRRFDRTGWTRRPVEDFAQLSGATRDTKYDSSTERLIEIIDRFCTFPALERMKLLDRLLCAFLTGNEDMHLKNWSLITREDKVQLSPAYDLLNSTIPNPRSREELALPLHGKRSHLRTSDFWQYLAAERLGLSAPLIEQTRARFRQACATWPDRIEASFLSAEMKARYLTLLESRRRILGV